In Microbacterium galbinum, a single window of DNA contains:
- a CDS encoding MarR family winged helix-turn-helix transcriptional regulator, translating to MSTEEIDPAEAIAQALSRLRGRRPGDRGDRADRGPHDHGHGGPHGWHGGPRGGERGGPFGHGHPGMPPWMGDPSGRLGGPARMRMLEALAAASAPLSVSELGAAIGVDQPRASRLVQQGVDHGFLRREADPDDARRTRIALTDEGRSLARGVRGERRQMLSGALAAFTDEERTELARLLNKLADNWQR from the coding sequence GTGAGCACCGAAGAGATCGACCCCGCCGAAGCGATCGCCCAGGCCCTGTCCCGTCTGCGCGGACGTCGACCTGGCGACCGCGGCGACCGCGCTGACCGCGGGCCCCACGATCACGGTCACGGCGGTCCGCACGGCTGGCACGGCGGACCGCGCGGCGGAGAGCGCGGGGGACCCTTCGGCCACGGGCACCCCGGCATGCCCCCGTGGATGGGCGATCCCTCCGGCCGCCTCGGCGGCCCCGCGCGCATGCGGATGCTCGAAGCCCTCGCCGCGGCATCCGCACCGCTCAGCGTGAGCGAGCTCGGCGCGGCGATCGGCGTCGACCAGCCGCGCGCCTCGCGGCTCGTGCAACAGGGTGTCGACCACGGATTCCTGCGGCGCGAAGCCGATCCCGATGACGCCCGTCGCACGCGCATCGCACTCACCGACGAGGGACGCAGCCTCGCCCGCGGCGTGCGGGGCGAGCGGCGTCAGATGCTCAGTGGCGCGCTCGCCGCATTCACCGACGAGGAGCGTACCGAGCTGGCCCGTCTTCTCAACAAGCTCGCCGACAACTGGCAGCGCTAG
- a CDS encoding MFS transporter produces the protein MIAPESQPGVPEPVATANSGAVAVIGLELRGETPAPKKQVFSWALWDWATQPFNTVILTFVFTALYLVGEGFLPADIAALDENDPVRLTAEADLTSGLGLGSTIAAFGILLLAPVLGQRADAAGRQKLWLGIGTGALILCMLGLWFVEPTPSLFWLGVALISAATVFQEIAAVNSNAMLIGIANPKNVGRISGLGWGFGYLGGIIALAIVVALNAVDWFGMPTDNGLVYRLIAVGCAVWAIVFSIPIFLNVPEPSLGRPERKVGFFRSYVLLVKDVAGLYRDPETRPTFWYLLSSAVFRDGLGGVFAFGAIIGTAVFRFETDDIIIFGIAANLIAGVSTILAGRLDDRVGPKRIILVSIGSMIVAGLAVFLLRDGGAMVFWIGGLILCAFVGPAQAAARSFLARVTPAGREGEIFGLYATTGRAASWMASGAWTLLIVLTAQTAFGILGIMIVLILGFLLLLPVKAPR, from the coding sequence ATGATCGCACCCGAATCCCAGCCCGGCGTCCCCGAGCCGGTCGCCACGGCGAACAGCGGCGCCGTCGCCGTCATCGGCCTCGAGTTGCGCGGCGAGACACCGGCCCCCAAGAAGCAGGTCTTCTCGTGGGCGCTGTGGGATTGGGCGACGCAGCCCTTCAACACCGTCATCCTGACCTTCGTCTTCACCGCCCTCTATCTCGTGGGCGAGGGGTTCCTGCCCGCCGACATCGCCGCGCTCGACGAGAACGACCCGGTGCGGCTGACGGCCGAGGCCGACCTGACCTCGGGCCTCGGCCTGGGATCGACGATCGCGGCGTTCGGCATCCTGCTGCTCGCGCCCGTGCTGGGCCAGCGAGCGGATGCCGCGGGGCGGCAGAAGCTCTGGTTGGGCATCGGCACCGGCGCCCTCATCCTGTGCATGCTGGGGCTGTGGTTCGTCGAGCCGACGCCGAGCCTGTTCTGGCTGGGCGTCGCGCTGATCTCGGCGGCGACGGTGTTCCAGGAGATCGCGGCGGTCAACTCCAACGCGATGCTCATCGGCATCGCGAACCCGAAGAACGTCGGACGCATCTCGGGTCTCGGCTGGGGCTTCGGATATCTCGGCGGCATCATCGCCCTCGCGATCGTGGTGGCGTTGAATGCGGTCGACTGGTTCGGGATGCCGACCGACAACGGTCTCGTCTACCGCCTGATCGCGGTCGGCTGCGCGGTGTGGGCGATCGTGTTCAGCATCCCGATCTTCCTCAACGTGCCCGAGCCCTCGCTCGGCCGCCCCGAGCGCAAGGTCGGATTCTTCCGCTCCTACGTGCTGCTCGTGAAGGACGTCGCCGGTCTCTACCGCGACCCCGAGACGCGCCCGACGTTCTGGTATCTGCTCTCGAGCGCCGTCTTCCGCGACGGCCTCGGCGGAGTGTTCGCGTTCGGGGCGATCATCGGCACCGCGGTCTTCCGCTTCGAGACCGACGACATCATCATCTTCGGCATCGCCGCGAACCTCATCGCCGGGGTCTCGACGATCCTCGCCGGGCGCCTCGACGACCGCGTCGGCCCGAAGCGCATCATCCTCGTGTCGATCGGCTCGATGATCGTCGCCGGACTCGCGGTCTTCCTGCTGCGCGACGGCGGAGCGATGGTGTTCTGGATCGGCGGACTCATCCTCTGCGCGTTCGTCGGACCGGCGCAGGCCGCCGCGCGTTCGTTCCTCGCCCGGGTCACCCCGGCCGGACGCGAGGGCGAGATCTTCGGCCTCTACGCGACGACCGGCCGCGCGGCGAGCTGGATGGCCTCGGGGGCCTGGACGCTGCTCATCGTGCTGACGGCGCAGACCGCCTTCGGCATCCTGGGCATCATGATCGTGCTGATCCTCGGCTTCCTGCTGCTGCTGCCGGTCAAGGCGCCGCGCTGA
- a CDS encoding MFS transporter encodes MTITSPVPTTASAPAGRMRYGGLIVVMLMSFLLVTAEFLPNGVLTEMATALGVTPGQAGQTVTVTALVGFIVAPTIGLVFPRLDRRSLLVWMALAAAVSNLIVSIAPNLIIVLLARFLLGAAISAFWSMSITVAARIAGPERLGRAVMFTAAGTSLATVAGVPLGVMLAEIVDWRTVFAIAGVATGLLAIALRALLPSVPAAQASSIRLLVDTVRQPGIGLGLIGHVFVVLGHFLAYTYVRLALERIPDADATTIVVLLALFGAGGLIGNLVIGFVIDKTFAFFAVLAPLVIAVSVASMLLLSGSVVGIAVVVFVWGFFFASWLIVVNTWVGHRMPSRLEAGGSLVVVGFQGAIMLAAGLGGFLVDGAGVEVAYVLGASLLVVGAVLFGLSNRVRG; translated from the coding sequence ATGACGATCACCTCCCCCGTGCCCACCACCGCATCCGCCCCGGCCGGACGGATGCGCTACGGCGGGCTCATCGTCGTCATGCTCATGAGCTTCCTGCTCGTGACGGCGGAGTTCCTGCCCAACGGCGTGCTCACCGAGATGGCCACCGCGCTCGGCGTGACGCCCGGGCAGGCCGGTCAGACCGTGACGGTCACCGCGCTCGTCGGATTCATCGTCGCGCCGACCATCGGGCTCGTCTTCCCGCGCCTCGACCGCCGGTCGCTGCTGGTGTGGATGGCGCTCGCCGCCGCCGTCTCGAACCTCATCGTGTCGATCGCCCCCAACCTGATCATCGTGCTGCTCGCCCGGTTCCTGCTGGGGGCGGCGATCAGCGCCTTCTGGTCGATGTCGATCACCGTCGCGGCGCGCATCGCGGGCCCCGAGCGCCTCGGCCGCGCCGTGATGTTCACTGCCGCCGGCACCTCGCTCGCAACCGTCGCGGGTGTGCCGCTCGGCGTCATGCTCGCCGAGATCGTCGACTGGCGCACGGTGTTCGCGATCGCGGGCGTCGCCACCGGACTCCTCGCGATCGCCCTGCGCGCACTGCTGCCCTCGGTGCCCGCGGCGCAGGCGTCGAGCATCCGTCTGCTGGTCGATACGGTCCGTCAGCCCGGTATCGGACTCGGTCTGATCGGTCACGTCTTCGTCGTTCTCGGGCACTTCCTCGCCTACACGTACGTGCGGCTCGCGCTCGAGCGCATTCCCGATGCGGATGCCACGACCATCGTCGTGCTGCTCGCGCTGTTCGGCGCCGGAGGTCTGATCGGCAACCTCGTCATCGGTTTCGTGATCGACAAGACCTTCGCGTTCTTCGCCGTGCTCGCGCCCCTGGTGATCGCCGTGTCGGTCGCCTCGATGCTGCTGCTCTCGGGCTCGGTCGTCGGCATCGCGGTCGTCGTGTTCGTGTGGGGCTTCTTCTTCGCCTCGTGGCTGATCGTGGTGAACACGTGGGTCGGGCATCGGATGCCGTCGCGACTGGAGGCCGGCGGAAGCCTGGTGGTCGTCGGGTTCCAGGGTGCCATCATGCTCGCGGCCGGACTCGGCGGATTCCTCGTCGACGGAGCCGGGGTCGAGGTCGCCTACGTGCTGGGGGCGTCACTCCTGGTCGTCGGCGCCGTGCTCTTCGGGCTCTCTAACCGCGTACGCGGCTGA
- a CDS encoding helix-turn-helix domain-containing protein: MTVDADALARVLASVDLRVGFARRVPISSGELLPMMPDAMTLVYVAEGGVAGHPPLQAGCRLDVDRSSQEVSVDAGAPRDLLVSGDAFLTRGGSPFALEADGDTTLIVLDIELADAASPLLALLPDLVTVTGFDALEPAAATLAASMGLVDPTQFPLRRTDPVICKLMATTVFLSVIRAWAENGCAPAGWLQTSSDPFLDRVIDAIHDEPGRDWTVERLASVGAMSRSAFAERFRSAIGRSPAEYVTEVRVDQAKRMLDAGRSVSDISRALGYASDEGFSRAFRRRTGMTPSSWRLAHRTPVSA; encoded by the coding sequence ATGACTGTGGATGCGGATGCTCTGGCGCGCGTGCTCGCGAGCGTCGACCTCCGCGTGGGCTTCGCCCGCCGCGTCCCCATCTCCTCGGGCGAGCTGCTGCCGATGATGCCCGACGCCATGACGCTCGTCTACGTCGCCGAGGGCGGGGTGGCGGGGCATCCGCCGCTCCAGGCCGGATGCCGCCTCGACGTCGATCGCTCCTCGCAGGAGGTGTCGGTCGATGCCGGCGCACCGCGCGATCTCCTGGTCTCCGGCGACGCCTTCCTCACACGTGGCGGCTCCCCCTTCGCTCTCGAGGCCGACGGCGACACCACTCTCATCGTGCTCGACATCGAACTCGCCGACGCGGCATCCCCGCTGCTCGCCCTGCTGCCCGATCTCGTGACCGTCACCGGCTTCGACGCTCTCGAACCCGCCGCCGCCACGCTCGCCGCCAGCATGGGACTCGTCGACCCGACGCAGTTCCCGCTCCGGCGCACCGACCCGGTGATCTGCAAGCTCATGGCGACCACCGTGTTCCTGTCGGTGATCCGTGCGTGGGCCGAGAACGGCTGCGCGCCCGCCGGATGGCTGCAGACGTCGAGCGACCCGTTCCTCGACCGCGTGATCGACGCGATCCACGACGAGCCCGGCCGCGACTGGACCGTCGAGCGCCTCGCGAGCGTCGGCGCGATGTCGCGCTCGGCCTTCGCGGAGCGGTTCCGCAGCGCGATCGGACGCTCCCCCGCCGAGTACGTCACCGAGGTGCGCGTCGATCAAGCGAAGCGGATGCTCGACGCCGGGCGGTCGGTCTCCGACATCTCGCGCGCGCTCGGCTACGCCTCCGACGAGGGGTTCAGCCGCGCCTTCCGCCGACGCACCGGCATGACGCCGTCGTCCTGGCGCCTGGCCCACCGCACGCCCGTCTCGGCGTAG
- a CDS encoding DUF3817 domain-containing protein, which translates to MFRTPDRLYRVLAIAEAITWTLLIGAIIARALGAPGIVVTIGGGIHGFVFLAYGATALLVAVNQRWHVGVAILAVASAVVPYATIPMEIWLHRTGRLAGVWRLEATDDPRDRRWYDRLMRWFLRRPVVLVLLLAVAIVALYVILLIAGPPGGK; encoded by the coding sequence GTGTTTCGAACGCCCGACCGCCTGTACCGAGTTCTCGCGATCGCGGAGGCGATCACCTGGACCCTCCTGATCGGCGCGATCATCGCCCGCGCCCTCGGCGCCCCGGGCATCGTGGTGACGATCGGCGGAGGCATCCACGGGTTCGTGTTCCTCGCCTACGGGGCGACCGCGCTGCTCGTCGCCGTCAATCAGCGCTGGCACGTCGGGGTCGCGATCCTCGCGGTCGCGAGCGCCGTGGTGCCGTACGCGACGATCCCCATGGAGATCTGGCTGCACCGCACCGGCCGCCTCGCGGGAGTCTGGCGCCTCGAGGCCACCGACGACCCGCGCGACCGCCGCTGGTACGACCGCCTCATGCGCTGGTTCCTGCGCCGGCCGGTCGTGCTCGTGCTCCTGCTGGCCGTGGCGATCGTCGCCCTCTACGTGATCCTGCTGATCG